Proteins found in one Planctomycetota bacterium genomic segment:
- a CDS encoding DUF417 family protein — protein sequence ISGLVQNSPLMSWMYDIVSVRGFAAGLGVTELVIAAMIAIGPWFRRIGAVGALLAAGMFATTLSFMLSTPGVFEPSLGGFPALSIAPGQFLLKDAVLLGASIWLLGNSLKANRK from the coding sequence ATCTCCGGCCTCGTGCAGAACAGCCCGCTGATGAGCTGGATGTACGACATCGTGAGCGTCCGCGGCTTCGCGGCCGGGCTCGGGGTGACCGAGCTGGTGATCGCCGCCATGATCGCGATCGGCCCCTGGTTCCGGCGTATCGGCGCTGTGGGTGCATTGCTCGCGGCAGGGATGTTCGCGACCACGCTGAGCTTCATGCTCTCGACGCCGGGTGTCTTCGAGCCCTCTCTCGGCGGATTCCCCGCTCTCTCGATCGCCCCGGGACAGTTCCTGCTCAAGGATGCTGTTCTGCTCGGTGCATCCATCTGGCTGCTCGGTAACTCCCTGAAGGCGAACCGCAAGTAA